One genomic window of Streptomyces sp. WP-1 includes the following:
- the gatA gene encoding Asp-tRNA(Asn)/Glu-tRNA(Gln) amidotransferase subunit GatA, with protein sequence MTDNIIKLTAAQIAEKIASGELTAVAVTEAHLARIEAVDEKVHAFLHVDREGALAQARAVDEKRARGEQLGPLAGVPLALKDIFTTEGVPTTVGSKILQGWIPPYDATLTKRLKAADVVILGKTNMDEFAMGSSTENSAYGPTGNPWDLTKIPGGSGGGSSAALASYEAPLAIGTDTGGSIRQPAAVTGTVGVKPTYGAVSRFGMVAFSSSLDQGGPCARTVLDAALLHEVIAGHDPMDSTSIDAPVPPVVEAARNGSVAGMRVGVVKQFRGEGYQAGVIQRFDESVELLKELGAEIVELDCPSFDLALSAYYLIAPSECSSNLARFDGLRYGLRTGDDGSHSAEEVTSLTREAGFGPEVKRRIMLGTYALSSGYYDAYYGSAQKVRTLITRDFEKAFEQVDVIVSPTTPTTAFAIGERADDPMAMYLADLCTIPTNLAGNAAMSLPCGLAPEDNLPVGLQIIAPAMRDDRLYKVGAAVEAAFVEKWGHPLLEEAPSL encoded by the coding sequence ATGACGGACAACATCATCAAGCTCACGGCCGCGCAGATCGCCGAGAAGATCGCCTCCGGCGAGCTGACGGCGGTCGCGGTCACCGAGGCCCACCTCGCCCGCATCGAGGCCGTCGACGAGAAGGTGCACGCCTTCCTGCACGTCGACCGCGAGGGCGCCCTCGCCCAGGCCCGCGCCGTGGACGAGAAGCGGGCCCGCGGCGAGCAGCTCGGCCCGCTGGCCGGCGTCCCGCTCGCGCTCAAGGACATCTTCACCACCGAGGGCGTGCCCACGACCGTCGGCTCGAAGATCCTTCAGGGCTGGATCCCGCCGTACGACGCGACGCTCACCAAGCGCCTCAAGGCCGCCGACGTCGTCATCCTCGGCAAGACCAACATGGACGAGTTCGCCATGGGGTCCTCCACCGAGAACAGCGCCTACGGCCCGACCGGCAACCCCTGGGACCTCACCAAGATCCCCGGCGGCTCCGGCGGCGGCTCCTCCGCCGCGCTCGCCTCCTACGAGGCCCCGCTCGCCATCGGCACCGACACCGGCGGCTCCATCCGCCAGCCGGCCGCCGTCACCGGCACCGTCGGCGTGAAGCCGACGTACGGCGCGGTCTCCCGCTTCGGCATGGTCGCCTTCTCCTCCTCCCTCGACCAGGGCGGCCCCTGCGCCCGTACGGTCCTGGACGCGGCCCTGCTGCACGAGGTCATCGCGGGCCACGACCCGATGGACTCCACCTCCATCGACGCCCCGGTCCCGCCGGTGGTCGAGGCCGCCCGCAACGGCAGCGTGGCGGGCATGCGCGTCGGCGTCGTCAAGCAGTTCCGCGGCGAGGGCTACCAGGCCGGCGTCATCCAGCGCTTCGACGAGTCCGTCGAGCTGCTGAAGGAGCTGGGCGCCGAGATCGTCGAGCTGGACTGCCCGTCCTTCGACCTCGCGCTGTCGGCGTACTACCTGATCGCCCCCTCCGAGTGCTCCTCCAACCTCGCCCGCTTCGACGGCCTGCGCTACGGCCTGCGGACCGGCGACGACGGCAGCCACTCGGCCGAGGAGGTCACCTCCCTGACCCGCGAGGCCGGCTTCGGCCCCGAGGTCAAGCGCCGCATCATGCTCGGCACGTACGCGCTGTCGAGCGGCTACTACGACGCCTACTACGGTTCCGCGCAGAAGGTCCGCACCCTCATCACGCGGGACTTCGAGAAGGCGTTCGAGCAGGTCGACGTGATCGTCTCCCCGACGACCCCGACCACCGCCTTCGCGATCGGCGAGCGCGCCGACGACCCGATGGCGATGTACCTCGCGGACCTGTGCACCATCCCGACCAACCTGGCGGGCAACGCGGCCATGTCCCTGCCCTGCGGTCTCGCCCCGGAGGACAACCTCCCGGTGGGTCTTCAGATCATCGCCCCGGCGATGCGGGACGATCGCCTGTACAAGGTGGGCGCCGCCGTCGAGGCCGCCTTCGTGGAAAAGTGGGGACACCCGCTGCTTGAGGAGGCTCCGTCGCTGTGA
- the gatC gene encoding Asp-tRNA(Asn)/Glu-tRNA(Gln) amidotransferase subunit GatC: MPGITREEVAHLARLARLELKPEELDHFAGQLDDIIGAVARVSEVADQDVPPTSHPLPLTNVMRADEVRPSLTPEQALSGAPAQEQQRFKVPQILGEE; encoded by the coding sequence ATGCCTGGCATCACGCGCGAGGAGGTCGCCCACCTCGCACGGCTGGCGCGTCTGGAGCTCAAGCCCGAAGAACTCGACCACTTCGCCGGCCAGCTCGACGACATCATCGGCGCGGTCGCCCGCGTCAGTGAGGTCGCCGACCAAGACGTACCGCCGACCTCGCACCCGCTCCCGCTGACGAACGTCATGCGGGCGGACGAGGTCCGTCCCTCGCTCACCCCCGAGCAGGCGCTCTCCGGCGCCCCCGCCCAGGAACAGCAGCGTTTCAAGGTGCCGCAGATCCTGGGGGAGGAGTGA
- a CDS encoding cupin domain-containing protein, with protein MSLFVPRFDDTELVREAGAGVVGEDPVAVRLPADSGATGGALSTVRVTLAAGADGARPHVHHRSAEMFHVLDGAAEVLSGADVVTAERGDLIVVPPDRPHAFSAVPGATADLPVVLAPGAERFEYFRHLQRVRLGELTPESLLEVQDRYDNHFLESAAWDARRR; from the coding sequence ATGTCGCTGTTCGTGCCGAGGTTCGATGACACCGAGCTGGTGCGGGAGGCCGGGGCCGGGGTGGTCGGCGAGGACCCCGTCGCCGTACGGCTGCCGGCGGACAGCGGTGCCACCGGCGGCGCCCTGTCCACGGTGCGCGTCACGCTCGCCGCGGGCGCCGACGGCGCCCGCCCGCATGTGCACCACCGCTCGGCCGAGATGTTCCATGTGCTGGACGGCGCCGCCGAGGTGCTCTCCGGCGCGGACGTGGTCACCGCCGAGCGCGGCGATCTGATCGTCGTACCGCCGGACCGTCCGCATGCCTTCTCCGCCGTCCCTGGCGCCACCGCCGACCTCCCGGTCGTCCTCGCCCCGGGGGCCGAGCGCTTCGAGTACTTCCGCCACCTCCAGCGCGTCCGCCTCGGTGAACTCACCCCGGAGAGCCTGCTGGAGGTACAGGATCGGTACGACAATCACTTCCTGGAGAGTGCCGCCTGGGACGCCCGGCGCCGCTGA
- a CDS encoding DUF4267 domain-containing protein produces MTIAAYTPAVLLDLFCLFLGHRFWFWPAPAAAGYGVPADPRGDAGAYLAVKGGRDAALGLTGLALLAFVGARAEAWFMVCVALVPLLDTVTVLRHGGRKAVAFGMHFATAVVVLVCAGLLFAV; encoded by the coding sequence ATGACCATCGCCGCGTACACACCGGCCGTCCTGCTCGACCTGTTCTGCCTCTTCCTCGGCCACCGCTTCTGGTTCTGGCCCGCCCCGGCCGCCGCCGGCTACGGCGTCCCCGCCGATCCCCGGGGTGACGCCGGCGCCTATCTGGCGGTCAAGGGCGGCCGGGACGCCGCCCTCGGCCTGACCGGCCTCGCCCTGCTGGCGTTCGTGGGCGCGCGCGCCGAGGCCTGGTTCATGGTCTGCGTGGCCCTCGTCCCGCTCCTCGACACCGTGACCGTCCTGCGGCACGGCGGACGGAAGGCCGTCGCGTTCGGGATGCATTTCGCCACCGCCGTGGTCGTCCTCGTCTGCGCCGGGCTCCTGTTCGCGGTCTGA
- a CDS encoding TetR/AcrR family transcriptional regulator: MTIQKRRERERAERRQLIVTAARELAEAEGWDAVTTRRLAAEIEYSQPVLYSHFKGKDAIMAAVAVDGCADLATELRQARADADGVRAALSAVARTYTAFARRRPALYDAMFTHLVDLPFATPGAPAPLRDAFGELLAAVAPLSTEEDAGLLTETFWAALHGLTTLLRSGRLPKGAHERRLELLVDRFVGNSVED, translated from the coding sequence ATGACGATCCAGAAGCGCAGGGAGCGCGAACGAGCCGAGCGCAGGCAGCTGATCGTGACGGCCGCCCGGGAGCTCGCCGAGGCGGAGGGCTGGGACGCGGTGACCACGCGCCGGCTGGCCGCCGAGATCGAGTACAGCCAGCCGGTCCTCTACAGCCACTTCAAGGGCAAGGACGCGATCATGGCGGCGGTCGCGGTCGACGGCTGCGCCGACCTGGCGACGGAGCTACGGCAGGCGCGCGCGGACGCGGACGGCGTGCGTGCCGCGCTCTCGGCGGTCGCCCGGACCTACACCGCCTTCGCCCGGCGCCGGCCCGCCCTGTACGACGCGATGTTCACCCACCTGGTGGACCTGCCGTTCGCCACCCCGGGGGCCCCGGCCCCGCTCCGGGACGCCTTCGGCGAACTGCTGGCCGCGGTGGCACCGCTCAGCACCGAGGAGGACGCCGGCCTGCTCACCGAGACCTTCTGGGCGGCCCTGCACGGACTGACGACCCTGCTGCGCAGCGGACGCCTGCCAAAAGGGGCGCACGAGCGGCGTCTGGAGCTGCTCGTGGACCGGTTCGTGGGGAATTCCGTCGAGGACTAG